Proteins encoded by one window of Azoarcus sp. PA01:
- a CDS encoding cation transporter has product MVETVIRVEGMSCGGCVNSVTAALKALPGVADATVSLESAQARVQYDPATVSEQQLREAVEDAGFDAPA; this is encoded by the coding sequence ATGGTCGAAACAGTAATCAGAGTCGAAGGAATGAGCTGTGGCGGGTGTGTGAACAGCGTCACGGCGGCGCTGAAAGCGCTCCCCGGTGTCGCGGACGCCACCGTGTCGCTGGAGTCCGCGCAGGCGCGCGTGCAGTACGACCCGGCGACGGTGTCCGAGCAGCAGCTGCGCGAGGCGGTCGAGGATGCCGGTTTCGACGCGCCGGCGTAA
- a CDS encoding heavy metal translocating P-type ATPase yields MNNPVMDPRNAAIELPVSGMTCAACAARIEKVLNRLPGVSANVNLAAEKARVNFSGAEAGPAEVVAAIRKAGFDVPAATLELAISGMTCAACAARLEKVLNRLPGVEAGVNFATERATVRYQPGLVTVEAMKDAVQRAGFAAAETGLADRQQVRLRQAAAWKAELRHFWIAVLLTLPLAAQMPAMFGGGWTADAHHEFLPRWLQLMLATPVQFWIGARFYRGAWSSVRGGGANMDVLVVLGTSMAWSYSAIVTLFGRHDLHVYYEASAMIITLILLGKLLEARAKARTTAALDALLRLQPRVAHVERAGELVAVPVDSLKPADLFVVRPGDAVPVDGEVVSGASALNEAMLTGESMPIDKRPGDKVFAATLNGEGVLRCRATGVGAHTLLAGIIRMVEQAQGSKAPVQRLADRIAAVFVPVVVGIAVVTFVSWWWLGGDFAQALISAVAVLVIACPCALGLATPTAIMVGTGQGARAGMLVKNAEALELAEKIRVLVVDKTGTLTEGTPAVSDVVPIDGWDRTSLLGIAAALEQASAHPIAAAVVAEARAAGATIASAGDSLAEPGKGLSGSVDGRHVVLGTPAFLVERGIDMSGASWEHLAAAGKTMVAVAVDGRYAGVIAVADRVRQDSASAVARLKARGLRVVMLTGDHAATAAAIARETGVDEWQAGVMPADKAAAVQTFAQGGERIGMAGDGINDAPALAAADVSFAIGVGADVAVEAADITLVRNSLHGVADAIDLSRATLSKIRQNLFFAFIYNILGIPLAAFGLLNPVIAGAAMAMSSVSVVTNSLLLKRWRPGR; encoded by the coding sequence ATGAACAATCCCGTGATGGATCCGCGCAACGCTGCAATCGAACTGCCGGTGTCGGGCATGACCTGCGCCGCCTGCGCTGCACGGATCGAGAAAGTGCTGAACCGCCTGCCCGGCGTCAGCGCGAACGTGAATCTCGCGGCCGAGAAAGCGCGCGTCAATTTCTCCGGCGCAGAGGCGGGCCCGGCCGAGGTCGTCGCGGCGATCCGCAAGGCGGGCTTCGATGTTCCGGCGGCGACGCTCGAGCTGGCGATTTCGGGCATGACCTGCGCCGCGTGCGCCGCGCGGCTCGAAAAAGTCCTCAACCGGCTGCCGGGCGTCGAGGCGGGGGTGAATTTCGCGACCGAGCGCGCGACCGTGCGTTACCAGCCCGGTCTGGTAACGGTCGAGGCGATGAAGGATGCCGTGCAGCGGGCCGGTTTTGCTGCGGCGGAAACCGGGCTTGCGGACCGGCAGCAGGTGCGTTTGCGACAGGCGGCGGCGTGGAAAGCCGAGCTGCGGCACTTCTGGATCGCGGTGCTGCTGACGCTGCCACTCGCTGCCCAGATGCCCGCGATGTTCGGCGGGGGCTGGACGGCCGACGCCCATCACGAGTTCCTCCCGCGCTGGCTGCAGCTGATGCTCGCGACGCCGGTGCAGTTCTGGATCGGCGCGCGCTTTTACCGCGGCGCGTGGTCCTCGGTGCGAGGAGGGGGCGCGAACATGGACGTGCTGGTCGTGCTCGGCACGAGCATGGCCTGGAGCTACAGCGCGATCGTCACGCTGTTCGGCCGCCATGACCTGCACGTGTATTACGAAGCCTCGGCGATGATCATCACGCTGATTCTGCTCGGCAAGCTGCTCGAGGCGCGGGCGAAGGCCCGCACCACCGCTGCGCTCGATGCGCTGCTGCGCCTGCAGCCGAGGGTCGCGCATGTCGAGCGCGCCGGCGAACTGGTCGCGGTTCCGGTCGACAGTCTGAAGCCGGCGGATCTCTTCGTCGTGCGGCCGGGAGATGCCGTGCCGGTCGATGGCGAAGTCGTGTCCGGCGCGTCGGCGCTCAACGAGGCGATGCTGACCGGCGAGAGCATGCCGATCGACAAGCGCCCCGGTGACAAGGTGTTCGCCGCGACGCTCAACGGGGAAGGGGTGTTGCGCTGCCGGGCGACCGGCGTCGGCGCCCACACGCTGCTCGCCGGCATCATCCGCATGGTCGAGCAGGCGCAGGGCTCGAAAGCGCCGGTGCAGCGCCTCGCGGACCGCATCGCGGCGGTGTTCGTGCCGGTGGTGGTCGGCATTGCCGTCGTCACGTTCGTCTCGTGGTGGTGGCTCGGCGGCGATTTCGCGCAGGCGCTGATCAGCGCGGTCGCCGTGCTCGTGATCGCGTGCCCGTGCGCGCTGGGCCTCGCGACGCCGACGGCGATCATGGTCGGGACCGGGCAGGGCGCGCGCGCCGGCATGCTCGTCAAGAACGCCGAAGCGCTCGAACTCGCCGAGAAAATCCGCGTGCTCGTCGTCGACAAGACGGGCACGCTGACCGAAGGCACGCCGGCGGTCAGCGATGTCGTGCCGATCGACGGATGGGACCGGACGAGCCTCCTCGGCATCGCGGCCGCGCTGGAACAGGCCAGCGCGCACCCGATCGCTGCGGCGGTTGTCGCCGAGGCGCGCGCCGCAGGCGCAACGATTGCGTCGGCCGGAGACAGCCTCGCGGAGCCGGGCAAGGGGCTGTCGGGCTCGGTCGATGGACGGCACGTCGTGCTCGGTACGCCGGCTTTCCTCGTCGAGCGGGGCATCGACATGTCGGGCGCCTCCTGGGAGCATCTCGCGGCGGCCGGCAAGACGATGGTCGCGGTCGCCGTCGACGGTCGTTACGCCGGCGTGATCGCGGTCGCCGATCGCGTGCGCCAGGATTCGGCGAGCGCCGTGGCGCGCCTGAAAGCGCGCGGCCTGCGGGTCGTGATGCTGACCGGCGACCACGCCGCCACGGCGGCGGCGATCGCTCGCGAAACCGGCGTCGACGAGTGGCAGGCGGGCGTGATGCCGGCAGACAAGGCCGCTGCGGTGCAGACGTTTGCCCAGGGCGGCGAACGAATCGGGATGGCCGGTGACGGCATCAACGACGCGCCGGCGCTCGCGGCCGCCGATGTGTCGTTCGCGATCGGGGTCGGAGCGGACGTTGCGGTCGAGGCGGCCGACATCACGCTCGTGAGGAACAGCCTGCACGGTGTCGCCGACGCGATCGACCTGTCGCGCGCGACCTTGTCCAAGATCCGGCAGAATCTCTTTTTCGCGTTCATTTACAACATACTCGGCATCCCGCTCGCTGCGTTCGGATTGCTCAATCCGGTGATCGCGGGTGCGGCGATGGCGATGAGCTCGGTGTCGGTCGTCACCAATTCACTGTTGCTCAAGCGGTGGCGGCCAGGTCGGTGA
- a CDS encoding amylo-alpha-1,6-glucosidase translates to MTSRPLVPLVPPWKAGGDPAALREREWLVTNGLGGFASGSLLGVPTRRYHGLFVPSLSEPKGRYVALSRLDELVETSAGPVNLGGAEFIDGMRKGVAERHLREFRLDGLTPVWVFDIDGSIVERSIVMPHGRNAVCVRWRLLDGPARRMRIRIYVGSRRQDAVLVCDEARPCELERTTAQDGGQVLRLRQPARDIMLRVAVRPDNNAFVEEWQIDREVLLRVERDRGYDHVEHMHSPGEWSFDLGPERDAAFFATTDAELPGLDAGAWFDAERARLDALLAHGGFDDADEVAQRLVLAADPFIVLPGSRRDEPPGGRSGENAFRSVIAGYHWFNDWGRDTMISLEGLTLCTARLDEARAILRTFAGYIRDGLLPNLFPEGGREALYHTVDATLWYFHALERYVLRTGDIALVGELYPALQDVVAHHVRGTRFGIGVDPRDGLLRAGAEGYQLTWMDAKVDDWVVTPRRGKPVEIQALWYNALRLMAGWARLLGVADDGCDALADRVHGAFNARFWSPERGHLVDVIDGPAGDDASLRPNQIFALSLTHPVLDKHHWDDVLAAVERALLTPLGLRTLAPAEAGYQARYEGSLRERDAAYHQGTVWPWLIGHFVDAWVRVRGRVGARELLAAFPAQLLEAGVGSVSEVYDAEPPHRAGGCIAQAWSVAEVLRAWLATREERRKADG, encoded by the coding sequence ATGACTTCTCGCCCGCTCGTTCCGCTCGTGCCGCCGTGGAAGGCGGGCGGCGATCCGGCCGCGCTGCGCGAGCGGGAATGGCTCGTGACGAACGGGCTCGGCGGCTTCGCGTCAGGAAGCCTCCTCGGCGTGCCGACGCGTCGCTATCACGGATTGTTCGTGCCCAGTCTCTCGGAGCCGAAAGGGCGCTATGTCGCGCTGTCGCGGCTCGATGAACTTGTCGAGACCTCCGCCGGGCCGGTCAATCTCGGGGGCGCCGAGTTCATCGACGGCATGCGCAAAGGTGTTGCCGAACGCCACCTGCGCGAATTCCGGCTCGACGGGCTGACGCCGGTGTGGGTGTTCGACATCGACGGCAGCATCGTCGAGCGGTCGATCGTGATGCCGCATGGACGCAACGCAGTGTGCGTGCGATGGCGGCTGCTCGACGGGCCGGCGCGACGGATGCGCATACGGATCTACGTCGGGTCTCGCCGTCAGGACGCGGTGCTGGTATGCGACGAAGCGCGGCCGTGCGAGCTCGAGCGCACGACGGCGCAAGACGGCGGACAGGTCCTGCGGCTCCGACAGCCGGCGCGCGACATCATGTTGCGCGTCGCGGTACGGCCGGACAACAACGCGTTCGTCGAGGAGTGGCAGATCGACCGCGAGGTGCTCTTGCGCGTCGAGCGCGATCGCGGCTACGACCACGTCGAGCACATGCACAGCCCGGGCGAGTGGTCGTTCGACCTGGGCCCCGAGCGCGACGCGGCGTTTTTCGCGACGACGGACGCCGAGTTGCCAGGGCTCGACGCGGGCGCGTGGTTCGACGCCGAGCGTGCGCGGCTCGACGCCCTGCTTGCGCACGGCGGGTTTGACGACGCCGACGAAGTCGCGCAGCGGCTTGTGCTGGCCGCGGACCCGTTCATCGTGCTGCCGGGCAGCCGCAGGGATGAGCCGCCTGGCGGGCGGTCGGGCGAGAACGCGTTCCGCTCGGTGATCGCCGGTTATCACTGGTTCAACGACTGGGGGCGAGACACGATGATCTCGCTCGAAGGGCTGACGTTGTGCACGGCCCGGCTCGACGAGGCGAGGGCGATCCTGCGCACGTTCGCGGGCTATATCCGCGACGGACTGCTGCCGAATCTGTTCCCTGAAGGCGGGCGCGAAGCGCTGTATCACACGGTCGATGCGACGCTGTGGTATTTCCACGCGCTCGAACGTTACGTGCTGCGCACGGGGGACATCGCCCTCGTCGGAGAGCTCTATCCGGCGCTGCAGGACGTCGTCGCGCATCACGTGCGCGGCACGCGCTTCGGCATCGGCGTCGATCCGCGCGACGGGTTGCTGCGTGCCGGCGCTGAAGGCTATCAGCTGACGTGGATGGACGCGAAAGTCGACGACTGGGTGGTGACGCCGCGGCGCGGCAAGCCGGTCGAGATCCAGGCGCTGTGGTACAACGCGCTGCGGCTGATGGCCGGCTGGGCGCGGCTGCTCGGCGTCGCCGACGACGGCTGCGACGCGCTCGCGGACCGGGTCCACGGGGCGTTCAACGCGCGCTTCTGGTCGCCTGAGCGCGGTCACCTCGTGGACGTCATCGACGGGCCGGCCGGCGACGACGCGAGCCTGCGACCGAACCAGATCTTCGCGCTGTCACTGACGCATCCGGTGCTCGACAAGCACCACTGGGACGACGTGCTCGCCGCGGTCGAGCGCGCACTGCTGACCCCGCTCGGGTTGCGCACGCTCGCGCCCGCCGAAGCGGGTTACCAGGCGCGCTACGAGGGGTCGCTGCGCGAACGCGACGCGGCCTATCACCAAGGCACGGTATGGCCGTGGCTGATTGGCCATTTCGTCGATGCGTGGGTCCGCGTGCGCGGGCGCGTCGGGGCGCGCGAATTGCTCGCGGCGTTTCCGGCGCAACTGCTCGAAGCCGGGGTCGGCAGCGTCAGCGAGGTGTACGACGCCGAGCCGCCGCACCGCGCCGGGGGATGCATCGCGCAGGCGTGGAGCGTCGCCGAAGTGCTGCGTGCGTGGCTGGCGACGCGCGAGGAGCGGAGGAAAGCGGATGGCTGA
- a CDS encoding energy transducer TonB, producing MTPASFDAAYLHNPAPTYPRSSRRRGDEGKVILKVHVLGDGSADAVEVAESSGHPRLDDAARQAVRNWRFAPAQRGQVPIDSWLRVPIVFRLDD from the coding sequence GTGACTCCCGCGAGCTTCGATGCCGCATATCTGCATAACCCGGCGCCGACCTATCCGCGATCGTCGCGACGACGCGGCGACGAAGGAAAAGTCATCCTCAAGGTGCATGTACTCGGCGACGGCAGCGCCGACGCCGTGGAAGTGGCGGAAAGCAGCGGCCATCCGCGCCTCGACGATGCGGCACGCCAAGCCGTGCGCAACTGGCGTTTCGCGCCCGCGCAGCGCGGACAGGTGCCGATCGACAGCTGGCTGCGCGTTCCGATCGTGTTCCGTCTCGACGATTGA
- a CDS encoding MerR family DNA-binding protein: protein MSSEITIGTLARSAGVGVETVRYYQRRGLLATAGTKKGAFRVYGGAELARLRFIRRAQTLGFKLDEIASLLALDEETDRESARALARAKIADVEERIRQLQSVHSALQELVSCCEHTEAPAPCPILRTLGGEAD, encoded by the coding sequence ATGAGCAGCGAAATCACAATCGGCACGCTGGCACGTTCTGCCGGCGTCGGCGTCGAAACCGTGCGCTACTACCAGCGTCGCGGCCTGCTGGCGACGGCAGGCACGAAGAAAGGCGCGTTTCGCGTCTATGGCGGCGCGGAGCTCGCGCGCCTGCGTTTCATCCGCCGCGCCCAGACCCTCGGTTTCAAGCTCGATGAAATCGCCAGCCTGCTCGCCCTCGACGAGGAAACCGACCGCGAAAGTGCACGAGCCCTGGCGAGGGCGAAGATTGCGGATGTCGAAGAGCGCATCCGGCAACTGCAGAGCGTGCATTCCGCCTTGCAGGAGCTCGTCAGCTGCTGCGAGCACACGGAAGCACCGGCGCCGTGTCCGATCCTGCGCACCCTCGGCGGGGAAGCTGACTGA